The sequence CCCGCATAGCTATGTGGATTGGTTGGCAGATTGTAAGAAGCTACATGAAGAATAATAAAGAGGTAACGCTTGAGCAGTTAATGGACGATACCAACGCGCAAAAAATTCTCTCAAAAAGCAAGTACAGGCCTTAGTTGGAGGCAGGACTTAAGGGACTTAAGAGAACCAGGATAGAAAAATCAGTCTTGTTTCTCTTATGTCTTGAATCCCTTCAGTCCCGCCTAATGTTACTTTTCGTAACACTTTTTCATAAAAGAAAAATGATTAGCCTTCTCGTAGCAATTATAGACCCCTAGGCAATTTACCACTAAGGTCCTCAGTTCACTGAGGTGCACTAATAAAAAGAGAGCGTCTGCCGTAGAGAACTAAGTGTTTCTAAGTGATCTTAGTGCCTCAGTGGTTTACTTCTCGTAACACTTTTTCATATACGCAAAGTAATGATCTTTCCAACCCTTTTTAAGACTCTCGCCCTGTCCTTCCGGAATGTTAGTGTGTGTAATAGTCACCAACGTGTGATCGTCTTTGTAGGTGAAAAATAATTCGATAAGCGAATCTTCATCATTTGCTGCGAAGTCAGTAGTTCGCCATTTTTGAATAATTTTTTTGTAAGGGAAGATTTCTACGTTAGTGCCACTGATGAAACCATCCCAGGCTGTAAATCTCCCGCCTTCATTAGGACTTGTAGTTGCTTTAGAACCTCCTGTAAATTCTGAGTGCGTTTTGTCGTTTAGCCAGCCTGTAAATACTTCTTTAGCTGCGCAGTGTAATTTCACAGATACTTTAAATTTTTCCACTAATTATGCTTGTTTTTTGCCAGGAAGCGTATCTGGGCTTTGCTTCCTAACTGGTTGTTTTTCCTCTAAGATTTGAATCGCTGTTTCTGCAATTTTCTTTGGGGAAAAACCACATTCTTCGTAAAGTTCGGCCTGTTCGCCGTGCTCTATAAATTGATCAGGTATGCCTAAACGCACTACCCTGGCAGAATACTGATGGTCTGCCATGAATTCCAGCACAGCACTGCCCATTCCACCCATGATACAGCCGTCTTCAACGGTGATCACTTTATTATATGTTGAAAATACTTCGTGTAATAATTCTTCGTCGATAGGTTTTGCGAAACGCATATCGTAATGTGCCGGATCAATGCCTTTTTCTTTTAAAAGCTCAAGGGCCTGAGTAACCAGGTTACCCGGGTGTCCAAGCGACAAGATCGCAACGTCTTTTCCGTCTTTAATTTTTCTTCCTTTTCCAATTTCAAGTTTGGCAAAAGGCGTTTTCCAGTTTACCATCACACCTTGTCCGCGTGGATAACGAATACTGAAAGCGGTTTTTACTTCATCCAGTTGAGCCGTGTACATTAAGTTGCGCAACTCCTCTTCATTCATAGGTGCACTCACAATCATGTTGGGAATACATCTGAAATAAGCGATGTCGTATGCCCCGTGATGCGTGGGACCATCGGCACCTGCAAGACCACCGCGATCAAGACAAAATATGACTTTTAAATTTTGTAGTGCTACATCATGAATCACCTGATCATAGGCCCTTTGCATGAAAGAGGAATAGATGTTGCAAAAAGGAACAAGTCCCTGCGTTGCTAATCCGCCACTAAAAGTTACTGCGTGCTGTTCTGCTATGCCAACGTCAAATGCGCGATCGGGCATAGCTTTCATCATAATGTTCAAAGAACATCCGGATGGCATGGCAGGTGTTATTCCTACAATAGATAAATTTTTTTCGGCTAGTTCAACAATTGTGTGACCAAAAACATCCTGATATTTGGGAGGCTGAGGCGTTTTAGGAATTACTTTGATAATCTCCCCGGTTTCTTTATTAAACAATCCTGGAGAATGCCAAATAGTTTCATTTCCTTCTTCGCTGAACTTATAACCTTTTCCTTTTTTTGTAAGAATGTGCAATAATTTCGGACCCGGAATATCTTTTAAATCGGCAAGCACCTTTGTAAGGCGCACCAC is a genomic window of Sphingobacteriaceae bacterium containing:
- the dxs gene encoding 1-deoxy-D-xylulose-5-phosphate synthase, producing MEIVKGSGFIPGELLAKINSPSDVKKLNEDQLEQLSSELRQYIIDLVSVKGGHFGASLGVVELTVALHYIFNTPYDQLVWDVGHQAYGHKILTGRRDVFHTNRVYKGISGFPKRSESEYDTFSVGHSSTSISAALGMAVASKYKELNDKQHIAVIGDGAMTAGLAFEGLNHAGVQNANLLVVLNDNCMSIDPNVGALKEYLTDITTSHTYNKAKDKIWELLGKISKFGPNAQEIASKVENAVKTSLLKQSNLFESLKFRYFGPVDGHDVVRLTKVLADLKDIPGPKLLHILTKKGKGYKFSEEGNETIWHSPGLFNKETGEIIKVIPKTPQPPKYQDVFGHTIVELAEKNLSIVGITPAMPSGCSLNIMMKAMPDRAFDVGIAEQHAVTFSGGLATQGLVPFCNIYSSFMQRAYDQVIHDVALQNLKVIFCLDRGGLAGADGPTHHGAYDIAYFRCIPNMIVSAPMNEEELRNLMYTAQLDEVKTAFSIRYPRGQGVMVNWKTPFAKLEIGKGRKIKDGKDVAILSLGHPGNLVTQALELLKEKGIDPAHYDMRFAKPIDEELLHEVFSTYNKVITVEDGCIMGGMGSAVLEFMADHQYSARVVRLGIPDQFIEHGEQAELYEECGFSPKKIAETAIQILEEKQPVRKQSPDTLPGKKQA